Proteins co-encoded in one Diaminobutyricimonas sp. LJ205 genomic window:
- a CDS encoding class I SAM-dependent methyltransferase, which translates to MRNFEDGSAGDADYGTIGAGYAQIRQPDPRIAARILTALGNARTVLNVGAGAGSYEPVDRHVFAVEPSASMRAQRPAHLAPAINATAENLPFDDDSFDASMASVTVHQWPDVKKGLGEMRRVTRGPVVVLTFDPVVPEQWWLPEYVPVLFDIEARRMPTLDTIADALGGARVEIVPIPVDSIDGFGQAFFGRPERVLDPAVRRAMSAWSFVAPEIIEEFEQRLAADLASGEWDRKWGRFRTMDEFDGGLRLVISDPTE; encoded by the coding sequence TCGGCGGGCGACGCCGACTACGGGACCATCGGGGCTGGGTACGCCCAGATCCGCCAACCGGATCCGCGCATCGCTGCCCGCATCCTCACCGCCCTCGGTAACGCGCGCACCGTTCTGAACGTCGGCGCAGGCGCCGGATCGTATGAACCGGTCGACCGCCATGTGTTCGCTGTGGAGCCGTCCGCGTCGATGCGGGCACAGCGCCCCGCGCACCTCGCGCCAGCGATCAACGCCACCGCAGAGAACCTGCCGTTCGACGACGACAGCTTCGACGCGAGCATGGCGAGCGTCACGGTGCACCAGTGGCCGGATGTCAAGAAGGGCCTCGGCGAGATGCGCCGGGTCACCCGCGGCCCGGTGGTGGTGCTGACCTTCGACCCGGTGGTGCCCGAACAGTGGTGGCTGCCGGAGTACGTGCCGGTTCTGTTCGACATCGAGGCGCGCCGGATGCCGACACTCGACACCATCGCCGACGCCCTGGGCGGCGCCCGCGTCGAGATCGTGCCGATTCCCGTCGACTCGATCGACGGATTCGGACAGGCGTTCTTCGGACGCCCCGAGCGCGTGCTGGACCCCGCGGTTCGCCGCGCCATGTCAGCGTGGAGCTTCGTCGCACCAGAGATCATCGAGGAGTTCGAGCAGCGCCTCGCCGCTGACCTCGCCTCGGGTGAGTGGGACCGCAAGTGGGGCCGGTTCCGCACCATGGACGAGTTCGACGGCGGGCTGCGTCTGGTCATCAGCGACCCCACCGAGTAA
- a CDS encoding ATP-binding protein — MPTRRMPHWSVRVRILAAILVVTAVAMVTAGASAYFVQRERILDEIDDRLNTSVEAVRLVVTGSDPAGGVDSQTTAPEASGFSTTRSAIEAVLARVLPSRNESSLGLLNGVPTFVSAVPTDFQLEDDPAFIVRVTSETSDGSIRLGTALTTVGDLRYIAVPIDVAGTPDAGLYVTAYDIEAELADMNAAFRTYAMIAAVSLLAIGLVGWFVAGRLLRPIRQVSAAASRITASDLSGRIPVSGNDDVSALTSTVNDMLERLDRSITTQHQLLSDVRHELKTPLTIVRGHLELMNPDDPAEVRQTVPLLLDELDRMTGLVDEIAALADSQEGVLQLKWVDVDDFSDQVFAKASAIGNHDWRLAESATIVASLDPVRITQAWLQLADNAAKYSPPGSPIALGSRLPDPHTLEFFVTDRGPGIPEGMEERIFERFGRVDARRGIQGSGLGLPIVSAIARAHGGRVTLQTSPSGSRFAIVVPVNQEVK; from the coding sequence ATGCCCACCCGCCGGATGCCCCACTGGTCCGTCAGGGTGCGCATCCTCGCCGCGATCCTCGTCGTGACCGCGGTGGCGATGGTCACAGCCGGCGCCTCGGCGTATTTCGTGCAGCGCGAGCGAATCCTGGATGAGATCGACGACCGGCTGAACACCAGCGTTGAGGCGGTGCGCCTCGTCGTCACCGGCAGCGACCCGGCCGGTGGCGTCGACTCGCAGACAACCGCACCGGAGGCATCCGGTTTCAGCACCACCCGGTCAGCCATCGAAGCCGTGCTCGCCCGGGTGCTGCCCAGCCGGAACGAAAGCTCGCTCGGCCTGCTGAACGGCGTGCCGACGTTCGTCTCGGCGGTGCCGACCGACTTCCAGCTCGAGGACGATCCGGCCTTCATCGTGCGCGTGACTTCGGAGACATCCGACGGTTCCATCCGCCTCGGTACCGCTCTCACCACCGTCGGCGACCTGCGCTACATTGCCGTGCCGATCGACGTTGCCGGGACGCCCGACGCCGGGTTGTACGTCACCGCGTACGACATCGAAGCCGAACTCGCCGACATGAACGCCGCGTTCCGCACCTACGCGATGATTGCGGCGGTCTCGCTGCTGGCGATCGGCCTGGTCGGCTGGTTCGTCGCCGGCCGGCTGCTGCGGCCGATTCGGCAGGTGTCCGCTGCAGCTTCGCGGATCACCGCCAGCGACCTGTCCGGTCGCATCCCGGTCTCCGGCAACGACGATGTCAGCGCGCTCACCTCGACCGTGAACGACATGCTGGAACGACTGGATCGGTCGATCACCACCCAGCACCAGCTGCTCAGCGATGTGCGACACGAGCTCAAGACGCCCCTCACGATCGTGCGCGGTCACCTCGAGCTGATGAATCCGGATGACCCGGCGGAGGTGCGTCAGACGGTGCCGCTGCTCCTCGACGAACTGGACCGCATGACCGGACTGGTCGATGAGATCGCCGCCCTCGCGGACAGCCAGGAAGGCGTGCTGCAGCTGAAATGGGTGGACGTCGACGACTTCAGCGACCAGGTTTTCGCCAAGGCGTCAGCGATCGGCAACCACGATTGGCGCCTCGCCGAGTCGGCCACGATTGTCGCCTCGCTCGACCCGGTCAGGATCACGCAGGCGTGGCTGCAATTGGCCGACAACGCCGCCAAGTACTCGCCGCCCGGGTCGCCGATCGCCCTCGGCAGCCGCCTGCCGGATCCGCACACTCTGGAGTTCTTCGTGACGGACCGTGGCCCGGGCATCCCGGAGGGCATGGAGGAGCGCATCTTCGAGCGGTTCGGCCGCGTCGACGCCCGGCGCGGCATCCAGGGCAGCGGCCTCGGGCTCCCCATCGTTTCCGCGATCGCACGCGCGCACGGCGGCCGGGTGACGCTCCAGACATCGCCGTCCGGATCCCGGTTCGCAATCGTCGTTCCCGTGAATCAGGAGGTCAAGTGA
- a CDS encoding response regulator transcription factor, which produces MSSILVVEDEERISAFVAKGLTAAGYACRVTDNGLAAVELARSDEFDLILLDVGLPGIDGFEVLRRVRGFNETVPIIMLTARTATVDTVAGLDGGANDYLAKPFKFDELVARVRSRMRDASRSSAASTVLVHDDLSLDMHSRRASIDSHTVDLSAREFALLEEFMRHPDQVLSREQLLSRVWGYDFDPGSNVVDVYVRYLRGKLGSDRIETVRGMGYRLR; this is translated from the coding sequence GTGAGCAGCATTCTGGTGGTCGAGGATGAGGAACGCATCTCGGCTTTCGTCGCCAAGGGGCTGACCGCGGCCGGTTACGCCTGCCGGGTGACCGACAACGGTCTGGCCGCGGTTGAACTCGCCCGCAGCGACGAGTTCGATCTCATCCTGCTGGATGTCGGCCTGCCCGGCATCGACGGCTTCGAGGTGCTGCGCCGGGTGCGTGGCTTCAACGAGACCGTGCCGATCATCATGCTGACCGCCCGCACCGCCACCGTCGACACCGTTGCCGGACTCGACGGCGGCGCGAACGACTATCTGGCGAAGCCGTTCAAGTTCGACGAGCTGGTCGCCCGAGTGCGCAGCCGGATGCGGGATGCCTCCAGGTCGAGCGCGGCGTCGACGGTGCTGGTGCATGATGACCTGTCGTTGGACATGCATTCCCGCCGGGCAAGCATCGATTCCCACACCGTCGACCTGTCGGCGCGCGAGTTCGCCCTGCTCGAGGAGTTCATGCGGCATCCGGACCAGGTGCTGAGCCGGGAGCAGCTGCTCAGCCGGGTGTGGGGGTACGACTTCGATCCGGGGTCGAACGTGGTGGATGTCTACGTGCGTTACCTGCGCGGCAAGCTCGGATCGGATCGCATCGAGACCGTGCGCGGCATGGGGTACCGCCTGCGCTGA
- a CDS encoding phosphotransferase family protein → MTEQQQDLLEGLAESLGFSLQSSRPLGLEVSGDGFISGHEIELRSADGVVQRQVVYLDTRHGTTKAVDASRDGVLTMRNNDTGDEVAVWLYPKDPALPALPSAVYPDAATVLLRRMGQDVSDIQLTLVAYRPGKRAVVRAVWQAGIAYFKVVAPDQVSALHARYSRWREAGLPVPATLGWSDDGIIVFTELPGVVAAQSIERLGDDERFLDAVEGLTRTIAQIPGENAARVSLSRRLDWYERRVRMLLAETGGSELAALSDICRRIDATLTAAAAAVPQPVMVHGDLHVGQLFVDPVDPGRILGVLDIDTAGLGDPADDAGAMHAHLIMSALTMRAAGEHESEARYDRLAERWRERWVRGDDAGFSDRAHAISATHLLAHTLGQSVPANWLLERASALV, encoded by the coding sequence ATGACTGAGCAGCAACAGGACCTGCTCGAGGGACTCGCCGAATCGCTCGGATTCTCATTGCAGTCGAGCAGGCCGCTCGGACTCGAGGTCAGCGGCGACGGGTTCATCAGCGGACACGAGATCGAACTGCGTTCCGCCGACGGCGTCGTGCAACGTCAGGTGGTCTACCTCGACACGCGGCACGGCACCACCAAGGCCGTCGACGCCTCCCGTGACGGTGTGCTCACCATGCGCAACAACGACACCGGCGACGAGGTCGCCGTGTGGCTGTATCCGAAGGATCCGGCGCTGCCCGCGTTGCCGTCAGCCGTGTATCCGGACGCCGCCACCGTATTGCTGCGCCGGATGGGTCAGGATGTCTCCGACATTCAGCTCACCCTGGTCGCCTACCGGCCCGGCAAGCGTGCGGTGGTCAGAGCCGTGTGGCAGGCCGGCATCGCCTACTTCAAGGTGGTCGCCCCCGACCAGGTGTCGGCGCTGCATGCCCGCTACTCCCGCTGGCGTGAGGCCGGGCTGCCCGTGCCGGCCACCCTCGGCTGGAGCGATGACGGCATCATCGTGTTCACCGAGCTGCCGGGCGTGGTCGCGGCACAGTCGATCGAACGACTCGGCGATGACGAACGGTTCCTTGACGCCGTGGAAGGACTGACCCGAACGATCGCGCAAATCCCGGGGGAGAACGCGGCACGCGTGTCGCTGTCCAGGCGGCTCGATTGGTACGAGCGCCGCGTCCGGATGCTGCTTGCCGAGACCGGCGGGTCGGAGCTGGCCGCCCTGAGTGACATCTGCCGTCGCATCGATGCCACGCTCACGGCCGCGGCCGCGGCCGTGCCACAGCCGGTGATGGTGCACGGCGACCTGCACGTCGGCCAGCTGTTCGTGGATCCGGTCGATCCCGGCCGCATCCTCGGCGTGCTCGACATCGACACCGCCGGTCTCGGCGATCCCGCCGATGACGCCGGCGCGATGCACGCGCACCTGATCATGTCTGCGCTCACCATGCGGGCAGCCGGTGAGCACGAGTCAGAAGCCCGGTACGACCGGCTCGCCGAACGCTGGAGGGAGCGCTGGGTGCGCGGTGACGACGCCGGTTTCAGTGATCGCGCCCACGCGATCTCGGCGACTCACCTGCTCGCGCACACCCTCGGGCAAAGCGTTCCGGCGAACTGGCTGCTCGAACGGGCCAGCGCCCTGGTGTAA
- a CDS encoding winged helix DNA-binding domain-containing protein translates to MAALAHHRTADPGGDDQAQAARTRRPHDRGGREVAIGALTGGRILIRTALLGEFEAAGISTARQRGYHLLWHLSQTGTLVFGPAEGAAQTFTLSSEWIPNPRRLEADEALAELAVRYFAGHGPATVHDLAWWASITVTQARAALASVRDRLEQLTVDGTDYYLHADTLEAPAAGAGARAAVHALPGFDEFLLGYRDRSAALRPDQQLVVVPGGNGMFAPTIVDNGSVIGVWRKRQTGSGIRVTAEPFAPLSKRATSGFTRALKRYGEFLGQPVTLDTLSE, encoded by the coding sequence CTGGCTGCTCTCGCTCACCACCGAACGGCTGATCCGGGAGGCGACGACCAGGCGCAAGCAGCTCGAACTCGACGACCGCACGATCGAGGCGGCCGCGAGGTCGCGATCGGAGCGCTCACCGGCGGACGGATCCTCATCCGCACGGCACTCCTCGGCGAGTTCGAGGCCGCCGGGATCAGCACCGCCCGTCAGCGCGGGTACCACCTGCTGTGGCATCTGTCCCAAACCGGCACCCTGGTCTTCGGCCCGGCCGAGGGCGCAGCGCAGACCTTCACGCTGAGCAGTGAGTGGATTCCCAACCCCCGCAGGCTCGAGGCGGACGAGGCACTCGCCGAGCTGGCGGTCCGCTACTTCGCGGGGCACGGCCCGGCAACCGTGCACGACCTCGCCTGGTGGGCGTCGATCACAGTCACCCAGGCGCGGGCAGCGCTCGCCTCGGTGCGCGACCGGCTCGAGCAGCTCACCGTGGACGGCACCGACTACTACCTTCACGCAGACACCCTCGAAGCGCCCGCAGCCGGAGCCGGTGCGCGGGCGGCCGTGCACGCCCTGCCGGGCTTCGACGAGTTCCTGCTCGGCTACCGGGATCGAAGCGCAGCGCTCCGTCCGGACCAGCAACTCGTGGTGGTTCCCGGTGGCAACGGCATGTTCGCGCCGACCATCGTCGACAACGGCTCGGTCATCGGAGTCTGGCGCAAGCGGCAGACAGGCAGCGGCATCCGCGTGACTGCAGAGCCATTCGCTCCGCTCAGCAAGCGAGCCACGTCCGGCTTCACCCGGGCGCTGAAGCGGTATGGGGAGTTTCTCGGCCAACCGGTGACGCTCGATACGCTGAGCGAGTGA
- a CDS encoding aromatic acid exporter family protein, producing the protein MKLFGTLQDTKRSPLLQVLKTSAAAVVAWLLSQLLLGQPLPIFAAIAALLVVQPSVNQSLAKGIERSVGVILGVLLATALGALFGSDSWVVLVAIVASLLIAWALKLGPGSTNQIPISGMLVLALGANTPGYAIDRILETVIGAVTALVINALIVPPVLVQPAHHAIGKLQAQTARILERIALALHEPHDRGQLDQLLVDARELRTAQRTASDALTRGEESLQLNPRRSRNRDLLAEDDALLHRLNALVTRVIGMARAVRDHYDPTIVDDRTVQAIVTEMIRAAHDLRLLGRTEAAGDTAAELPALTAPLVITTPGEHWILIGSLLEDMRRVREEIMGTTR; encoded by the coding sequence GTGAAGCTCTTCGGCACGCTGCAGGACACGAAGCGCTCACCGCTGCTGCAGGTACTGAAGACCTCGGCCGCGGCTGTCGTGGCCTGGCTGCTCTCCCAGTTGCTGCTTGGCCAGCCACTGCCCATCTTCGCGGCGATCGCCGCGCTGCTGGTGGTGCAACCAAGTGTGAACCAGTCACTCGCCAAGGGCATCGAACGAAGCGTCGGCGTGATCCTCGGAGTGCTGCTGGCCACAGCGCTGGGTGCGCTGTTCGGATCTGACAGCTGGGTCGTGCTGGTCGCCATCGTCGCGTCGCTGCTGATCGCCTGGGCGCTGAAGCTCGGCCCCGGGTCGACGAACCAGATACCGATCAGCGGCATGCTCGTGCTGGCGCTCGGGGCCAACACTCCCGGCTACGCGATCGATCGCATCCTGGAGACCGTGATCGGCGCGGTCACCGCCCTGGTGATCAACGCGCTGATCGTGCCGCCCGTGCTCGTGCAACCCGCGCACCACGCGATCGGCAAGCTGCAGGCCCAGACCGCTCGCATCCTCGAGCGGATCGCGCTCGCGCTGCACGAACCGCACGATCGTGGCCAGCTGGACCAGCTGCTCGTGGACGCCCGCGAGCTTCGCACGGCGCAGCGAACCGCCAGCGATGCCCTGACCCGTGGCGAGGAGAGCCTGCAGCTGAACCCTCGGCGCAGCCGCAACCGTGACCTGCTCGCCGAAGACGATGCACTGCTGCACCGATTGAACGCGCTCGTGACCCGGGTGATCGGCATGGCGCGCGCGGTGCGCGACCATTACGACCCGACGATCGTCGATGACCGCACGGTACAGGCGATCGTCACGGAAATGATCCGCGCCGCCCACGACCTGCGGTTACTCGGGCGCACCGAGGCTGCCGGCGACACCGCGGCCGAGCTGCCTGCCCTGACCGCACCGCTGGTGATCACCACGCCCGGCGAGCATTGGATCCTGATCGGCTCCCTGCTGGAAGACATGCGCCGGGTGCGCGAAGAGATCATGGGCACCACCCGCTGA
- a CDS encoding MarR family winged helix-turn-helix transcriptional regulator encodes MTELAHDRSLLALEDQVCFALAVASRSVIALYRPILEPLGLTHPQYLVMLALWDRDPRTVRDLGHALELEPATLSPLLKRLEASGYITRTRNAADERALDVRLTSVGRELRVEAEQIPHRIIERLGMPARELENLRSSLHRVIRAASTS; translated from the coding sequence ATGACTGAGCTCGCACATGATCGCAGTCTCCTGGCGCTCGAGGACCAGGTCTGCTTCGCCCTGGCGGTCGCCTCACGGAGCGTCATCGCGCTCTACCGGCCGATCCTCGAGCCACTTGGGCTGACGCATCCGCAGTACCTGGTGATGCTGGCCCTGTGGGACCGGGACCCGCGCACGGTGCGCGATCTGGGCCATGCCCTCGAGTTGGAGCCGGCAACGCTCTCCCCGCTGCTGAAGCGGCTGGAGGCATCCGGCTACATCACCCGCACCCGGAACGCCGCCGACGAGCGCGCGCTCGACGTGCGGTTGACGAGTGTCGGGCGCGAGTTGCGCGTGGAAGCGGAACAGATCCCCCACCGGATCATCGAGCGTCTGGGCATGCCCGCCCGCGAACTCGAGAATCTGCGCTCCAGCCTGCACCGGGTGATTCGCGCGGCGTCGACGTCCTAG
- a CDS encoding RNA helicase, with the protein MTDAGRPNNRAPLAALIPDEFDPDDVYARFAEWAGSRGLPLYPAQDESLIELVSGNNVILSTPTGSGKSLVAIAAHFTALAQGKRTFYTAPLKALVSEKFFALVDLFGAERVGMITGDSSVNPDAPIICATAEILANLALRHGEATPVDQVVMDEFHFYGDPERGWAWQVPLLLMPRAQFVLMSATLGDVTDLAADLSRRTGRQTAEVTGVERPVPLHFYYATTPIHETIEELLDTGQAPVYVVHFSQAAALERAQALTSVKVLSREQRDEIADAIGEFRFTTVFGKTLSRLVRSGIGVHHAGMLPRYRRLVEQLAQRGLLRVICGTDTLGVGINVPIRTVLLSALTKFDGVRMRQLSAREFHQIAGRAGRAGYDTAGTVIVQAPEHESDNLKALQKAGDDPKKRRKVVRKKAPDGFVSWGEASFEKLVAATPEKLTSHLQLSAAMLINVIARGGDSFENVRSLVFDNHESRTRQYQLARRALAIYRTLRDARIVENTPSGIRLTVELQPNFALNQPLSPFAIAAFELLDPEAPDFALDMVSIVEATLDDPRPVLSQQQFFARGEAVAAMKAEGIEYDQRMELLEQITHPKPLDELLHQAYVTFASTQPWVLDFELSPKSVVRDMFERAMSFAEFVGHYKLSRSEGVVLRYLSDAFRALRQTIPDDVKNEDLHELIDWLGELVRQVDSSLLDEWAHLVNPAEEAQGPVVPPPPPRLTSNIRAFRVLVRNELFRRVQLAAFERYEELGELDGEYGWTADDWADALDDYWAEHDSIGTDANARGSSMLIIDEDQAEWRVRQILADPAGDHDWAISATVDLAASDAIGAAEIRVTAVERL; encoded by the coding sequence ATGACTGACGCCGGGCGCCCGAATAACCGCGCGCCTCTGGCGGCGCTGATTCCTGACGAATTCGACCCGGACGACGTCTACGCACGGTTCGCCGAGTGGGCGGGATCCCGTGGGCTGCCGCTGTATCCCGCGCAGGACGAGTCGCTGATCGAACTGGTCTCCGGCAACAACGTGATCCTCTCCACACCGACCGGCAGCGGAAAGTCGCTGGTGGCGATCGCGGCGCACTTCACCGCACTCGCGCAGGGCAAGCGCACCTTCTACACCGCGCCGCTCAAGGCACTGGTGAGCGAGAAGTTCTTCGCCCTGGTCGACCTGTTCGGGGCCGAACGGGTCGGCATGATCACCGGAGACTCGTCGGTGAACCCGGATGCCCCGATCATCTGCGCCACCGCGGAGATCCTGGCCAACCTGGCGCTCCGGCACGGCGAGGCCACGCCCGTCGACCAGGTCGTCATGGACGAGTTCCACTTCTACGGCGATCCGGAACGCGGCTGGGCCTGGCAGGTGCCGCTGCTGCTGATGCCGCGCGCCCAGTTCGTGCTGATGTCCGCAACCCTGGGCGATGTCACCGACCTGGCCGCCGACCTGTCGCGGCGTACCGGCAGGCAGACCGCGGAAGTGACCGGCGTGGAACGGCCGGTGCCACTGCACTTCTACTACGCGACCACCCCGATCCACGAGACCATCGAGGAACTGCTCGACACCGGCCAGGCGCCCGTCTACGTCGTGCACTTCTCGCAGGCCGCCGCGCTGGAACGCGCCCAGGCGCTCACCAGCGTGAAAGTGCTCAGCCGCGAGCAGCGCGACGAGATCGCCGACGCGATCGGCGAGTTCCGCTTCACCACGGTCTTCGGCAAGACCCTGAGCCGCCTGGTGCGCAGCGGGATCGGCGTGCACCACGCGGGCATGCTGCCGCGCTACCGGCGGTTGGTCGAGCAGCTCGCGCAACGCGGCCTGCTGCGGGTGATCTGCGGAACCGACACGCTCGGCGTCGGCATCAACGTGCCCATTCGCACCGTGCTGCTCTCGGCGCTCACCAAGTTCGACGGGGTGCGCATGCGCCAGCTGAGCGCCCGGGAGTTCCACCAGATCGCGGGCCGCGCCGGTCGGGCCGGGTACGACACCGCCGGCACGGTCATCGTCCAGGCGCCCGAGCATGAGAGCGACAACCTCAAGGCGCTGCAGAAGGCCGGCGACGACCCGAAGAAGCGTCGCAAGGTGGTGCGCAAGAAGGCTCCCGATGGCTTCGTCTCGTGGGGTGAGGCGAGTTTCGAGAAGCTGGTCGCGGCGACCCCCGAGAAACTCACGAGCCACCTGCAACTGTCCGCGGCGATGCTGATCAACGTGATCGCCCGCGGCGGCGACAGCTTCGAGAACGTGCGTTCGCTGGTCTTCGACAACCACGAGTCGCGCACCAGGCAGTACCAACTGGCCAGGCGCGCGCTTGCCATCTACCGCACCCTCCGCGACGCCCGGATCGTCGAGAACACTCCCAGCGGCATCCGGCTGACGGTCGAGCTGCAGCCGAACTTCGCGCTCAACCAGCCGTTGTCCCCGTTCGCGATCGCCGCATTCGAGTTGCTTGACCCGGAGGCGCCGGACTTCGCGCTGGACATGGTGAGCATCGTCGAGGCCACCCTGGATGACCCGCGGCCAGTGCTGTCTCAGCAGCAGTTCTTCGCCCGCGGTGAAGCTGTCGCCGCGATGAAGGCCGAGGGCATCGAGTACGACCAGCGGATGGAGCTGCTCGAGCAGATCACGCACCCGAAGCCGCTCGACGAGCTGCTGCACCAGGCCTACGTGACCTTCGCCTCAACGCAGCCCTGGGTGCTCGACTTCGAGCTGTCGCCGAAGAGCGTGGTGCGTGACATGTTCGAGCGGGCGATGAGCTTTGCCGAGTTCGTCGGCCACTACAAGCTCAGCCGTTCCGAGGGCGTCGTGCTGCGTTACCTCTCCGACGCGTTCCGTGCCCTGCGGCAAACCATCCCCGACGATGTCAAGAACGAAGACCTGCACGAGCTCATTGACTGGCTCGGGGAACTCGTGCGGCAGGTGGACTCGAGCCTGCTCGACGAGTGGGCACACCTGGTGAATCCGGCCGAGGAGGCGCAAGGACCGGTCGTACCGCCCCCGCCGCCGCGGCTCACCAGCAACATTCGAGCCTTCCGAGTGCTCGTGCGCAACGAACTGTTCCGCCGGGTGCAACTGGCCGCATTCGAACGGTACGAGGAGCTGGGCGAGCTCGACGGCGAGTACGGCTGGACGGCAGATGACTGGGCCGACGCGCTTGACGACTACTGGGCGGAGCACGATTCGATCGGTACCGACGCCAACGCCCGCGGGTCGTCGATGCTGATCATCGATGAGGACCAGGCCGAATGGCGCGTGCGCCAGATCCTGGCCGATCCGGCCGGTGATCACGACTGGGCGATCAGTGCGACAGTCGACCTGGCAGCATCAGATGCCATTGGCGCGGCGGAAATCAGAGTGACTGCGGTCGAGCGACTCTGA
- a CDS encoding SDR family oxidoreductase, with protein MSSAPDTETPPTDWQPSGIDPADLDTTLKVLAFMDQVSEEHPDYIAVRRATAQMFKSVKRVRRRELRQAVVDADNAVVAATATGAPDRIDDETRGIPLEPGTSAPVAGTLLKPRACYICKQQYTQVDAFYHQLCPDCAAFSHQKRDARTDLTGRRALLTGGRAKIGMHIALRLLRDGAHTTITTRFPRDAVRRFSSLPDASDWLHRLRVVGIDLRDPAQVIGLADSVAASGPLDILINNAAQTVRRSPGAYAPLAQAELAPLPDGPLPELLTFGHTTDAHPQALAASVASHPLLARAGGASQGISPEQLAEFAMTAGSSSLERMAAGTAIDAGGLVPDELTVNSWTQHVQHVDPLELLEVQLVNQTAPFVLVSRLRPAMAASPARRKYVVNVSAMEGQFSRRYKGPGHPHTNMSKAALNMLTRTSAEEMLETDGILMTAVDTGWITDERPHYTKVRLAEEGFHAPLDLVDGAARVYDPIVRGEAGEDLYGVFLKDYKKAAW; from the coding sequence ATGTCATCCGCTCCCGACACCGAAACACCGCCGACCGACTGGCAGCCGAGCGGCATCGACCCCGCCGACCTCGACACCACCCTCAAAGTGCTCGCCTTCATGGACCAGGTCAGTGAAGAGCACCCGGACTACATCGCCGTGCGCCGGGCGACCGCGCAGATGTTCAAGTCGGTCAAGCGCGTGCGTCGTCGTGAGTTGCGCCAGGCCGTCGTCGACGCGGACAACGCCGTCGTCGCCGCCACCGCCACCGGCGCACCCGATCGCATCGACGATGAGACCCGCGGCATCCCTTTGGAGCCCGGCACCAGCGCCCCGGTCGCAGGCACGCTGCTCAAGCCGCGCGCCTGTTATATCTGCAAGCAGCAGTACACCCAGGTTGATGCGTTCTACCACCAGCTCTGCCCGGACTGCGCCGCGTTCAGCCATCAGAAGCGCGACGCGCGCACCGACCTGACCGGGCGCCGTGCCCTGCTCACCGGCGGCCGGGCGAAGATCGGTATGCACATCGCCCTGCGGCTGCTGCGGGACGGCGCGCACACCACCATCACCACCCGGTTCCCGCGGGACGCGGTGCGCCGCTTCTCGTCGCTGCCGGATGCCTCGGACTGGCTGCACCGGTTGCGGGTCGTCGGTATCGACCTGCGTGACCCGGCGCAGGTGATCGGCTTGGCGGATTCGGTCGCCGCATCCGGCCCGCTCGACATCCTGATCAACAATGCCGCGCAGACGGTGCGTCGCTCCCCCGGTGCCTACGCGCCGCTCGCGCAGGCGGAGCTTGCCCCGCTGCCCGACGGTCCGCTGCCGGAGCTGCTGACCTTCGGGCACACCACCGACGCGCACCCTCAGGCGCTCGCGGCCTCGGTGGCCTCGCATCCGCTGCTGGCTCGTGCCGGCGGCGCATCGCAGGGCATCTCCCCGGAGCAGCTGGCCGAGTTCGCGATGACCGCCGGTTCGTCGTCACTCGAGCGGATGGCCGCCGGCACGGCGATCGACGCCGGCGGCCTCGTCCCCGACGAGCTGACCGTGAACAGCTGGACTCAGCACGTTCAGCACGTGGACCCACTCGAACTGCTCGAGGTGCAGCTGGTCAACCAGACCGCGCCGTTCGTGCTCGTCAGCCGGCTGCGTCCGGCGATGGCCGCGTCACCCGCCCGGCGCAAGTACGTCGTGAACGTGTCGGCGATGGAGGGGCAGTTCTCCAGGCGCTACAAGGGGCCGGGACATCCGCACACCAACATGTCCAAAGCCGCCCTGAACATGCTCACCCGCACGAGCGCCGAGGAGATGCTCGAGACCGACGGCATCCTGATGACCGCGGTCGACACCGGCTGGATCACCGACGAGCGTCCGCACTACACCAAGGTTCGACTGGCCGAGGAGGGCTTCCACGCTCCGCTCGACCTCGTCGACGGTGCCGCCCGCGTCTATGATCCGATCGTGCGCGGCGAGGCCGGCGAAGACCTTTACGGCGTGTTTTTGAAGGACTATAAGAAAGCCGCATGGTGA